The proteins below are encoded in one region of Balaenoptera acutorostrata chromosome 11, mBalAcu1.1, whole genome shotgun sequence:
- the SLC39A5 gene encoding zinc transporter ZIP5 isoform X2, translating to MGPPVSHLLAGLCVWVALGWVGGSAPYLGPAEQEQSHYLAQLFGLYGENGTLTAGGLARLLHSLGLGRVQALRLGHHGPPAGRATPPAGDNSTHRPQDPELSVDIWAGLPLHPSGWGDLEETEAPAPPHGPAPSGLGLFHRLLLLDHSLADHLNEDCLNGSQLLVNFGLSPAAPLTPRQFALLCPALLYQIDSRVCIRVPAPTPPGDLLSALVHSVLAVLLLSLPAPLSLLLLRLLGPHLLQPLLGFLGALAVGTLCGDALLHLLPHRCCRRKRKDLRTPNLDPEDGSGMALRPLQAAPEPGAQGQREQDSQPPAVPAPPGHQGHSHGCQDGGGTNITWMVLLGDGLHNLTDGLAIGAAFSDGFSSGLSTTVAVFCHELPHELGDFAMLLQAGLPFRRLLLLSLVSGVLGLGGAALGVGLSLGPVPLTPWVFGVTAGVFLYVALVDMLPALLRPPEPLPTLNVLLQGLGLLLGGGLMLTIALLEKQLWPLVSDG from the exons ATGGGGCCCCCAGTGAGTCATCTGCTGGCTGGCCTGTGTGTGTGGGTGGCCTTGGGCTGGGTAGGGGGCTCAGCCCCCTACCTGGGCCCTGCTGAGCAGGAGCAGAGCCATTACCTGGCCCAGCTGTTTGGCCTGTATGGGGAGAATGGGACGCTGACTGCAGGGGGCCTAGCGAGGCTTCTCCACAGCCTGGGGCTAGGCCGAGTTCAGGCCCTTCGCCTGGGACACCACGGGCCTCCAGCTGGTCGGGCTACACCCCCAGCTGGAGACAATTCCACGCACAG GCCCCAGGACCCCGAGCTGAGTGTGGACATCTGGGCAGGGCTGCCTCTGCACCCCTCTGGGTGGGGTGACCTGGAGGAGACCGAGGCCCCAGCACCACCCCATGGGCCAGCCCCATCGGGCCTGGGCCTCTTTCACAGGCTTCTGCTGCTGGACCATTCACTGGCTGACCATCTGAATGAGGAT TGTCTGAACGGCTCCCAGCTGCTGGTCAATTTTGGCTTGAGCCCTGCTGCTCCTCTGACCCCTCGTCAGTTTGCTCTGCTGTGTCCAGCCCTGCTTTATCAGATTGACAGCCGTGTCTGCATCCGGGTCCCAGCTCCAACCCCCCCAGGGGATCTGCTCTCTG CCCTGGTTCATAGCGTCCTGGCAGTCCTGCTGCTCAGCCTGCCTGCTCCCCTCTCCTTGCTGCTGCTGCGGCTCCTGGGACCTCATCTGTTGCAGCCCCTGCTGGGCTTCCTGGGGGCCCTGGCCGTGGGCACTCTTTGTGGGGACGCGCTGCTACACCTGCTGCCACAT AGATGCTGCCGGCGAAAAAGAAAGGATCTCAGAACTCCAAACCTGGACCCGGAGGATGGCAGTGGGATGGCGCTTCGGCCCCTGCAGGCAGCTCCAG AGCCAGGGGCTCAGGGCCAGAGGGAGCAGGACAGCCAGCCGCCAGCAGTCCCGGCCCCTCCTGGGCACCAAGGCCACAGTCATGGATGTCAGGATGGCGGTGGCACCAATATCACGTGGATGGTCCTCCTGGGGGATGGTCTGCACAACCTCACTGATGGGCTGGCCATAG GCGCTGCCTTCTCTGATGGCTTCTCCAGTGGCCTCAGCACCACCGTAGCAGTCTTCTGCCACGAGCTGCCCCATGAACTGG GTGACTTCGCGATGCTGCTCCAGGCAGGGCTGCCCTTCCGGCGGCTGCTGCTGCTGAGCCTGGTGTCTGGAGTCCTGGGACTGGGGGGtgcagccctgggggtggggctcagTTTGGGCCCTGTCCCCCTCACTCCCTGGGTGTTTGGGGTCACTGCCGGGGTCTTCCTCTACGTGGCCCTTGTGGACATG ctaCCAGCCCTGCTTCGTCCACCTGAGCCCCTCCCTACGCTCAACGTGCTactgcaggggctggggctgctgctggggGGCGGCCTCATGCTCACCATAGCCCTGCTGGAGAAGCAGCTGTGGCCTCTGGTCTCTGATGGCTGA
- the SLC39A5 gene encoding zinc transporter ZIP5 isoform X1 has protein sequence MGPPVSHLLAGLCVWVALGWVGGSAPYLGPAEQEQSHYLAQLFGLYGENGTLTAGGLARLLHSLGLGRVQALRLGHHGPPAGRATPPAGDNSTHRPQDPELSVDIWAGLPLHPSGWGDLEETEAPAPPHGPAPSGLGLFHRLLLLDHSLADHLNEDCLNGSQLLVNFGLSPAAPLTPRQFALLCPALLYQIDSRVCIRVPAPTPPGDLLSALVHSVLAVLLLSLPAPLSLLLLRLLGPHLLQPLLGFLGALAVGTLCGDALLHLLPHAQGGQHAGPGGQAEEDLGPGLSVLGGLFLLFVLENMLGLLRRRGLKPRCCRRKRKDLRTPNLDPEDGSGMALRPLQAAPEPGAQGQREQDSQPPAVPAPPGHQGHSHGCQDGGGTNITWMVLLGDGLHNLTDGLAIGAAFSDGFSSGLSTTVAVFCHELPHELGDFAMLLQAGLPFRRLLLLSLVSGVLGLGGAALGVGLSLGPVPLTPWVFGVTAGVFLYVALVDMLPALLRPPEPLPTLNVLLQGLGLLLGGGLMLTIALLEKQLWPLVSDG, from the exons ATGGGGCCCCCAGTGAGTCATCTGCTGGCTGGCCTGTGTGTGTGGGTGGCCTTGGGCTGGGTAGGGGGCTCAGCCCCCTACCTGGGCCCTGCTGAGCAGGAGCAGAGCCATTACCTGGCCCAGCTGTTTGGCCTGTATGGGGAGAATGGGACGCTGACTGCAGGGGGCCTAGCGAGGCTTCTCCACAGCCTGGGGCTAGGCCGAGTTCAGGCCCTTCGCCTGGGACACCACGGGCCTCCAGCTGGTCGGGCTACACCCCCAGCTGGAGACAATTCCACGCACAG GCCCCAGGACCCCGAGCTGAGTGTGGACATCTGGGCAGGGCTGCCTCTGCACCCCTCTGGGTGGGGTGACCTGGAGGAGACCGAGGCCCCAGCACCACCCCATGGGCCAGCCCCATCGGGCCTGGGCCTCTTTCACAGGCTTCTGCTGCTGGACCATTCACTGGCTGACCATCTGAATGAGGAT TGTCTGAACGGCTCCCAGCTGCTGGTCAATTTTGGCTTGAGCCCTGCTGCTCCTCTGACCCCTCGTCAGTTTGCTCTGCTGTGTCCAGCCCTGCTTTATCAGATTGACAGCCGTGTCTGCATCCGGGTCCCAGCTCCAACCCCCCCAGGGGATCTGCTCTCTG CCCTGGTTCATAGCGTCCTGGCAGTCCTGCTGCTCAGCCTGCCTGCTCCCCTCTCCTTGCTGCTGCTGCGGCTCCTGGGACCTCATCTGTTGCAGCCCCTGCTGGGCTTCCTGGGGGCCCTGGCCGTGGGCACTCTTTGTGGGGACGCGCTGCTACACCTGCTGCCACAT GCGCAAGGAGGGCAGCACGCTGGACCTGgtgggcaggcagaggaggacctGGGACCAGGACTGTCGGTGCTTGGCGGTCTCTTTCTGCTCTTCGTCCTGGAGAACATGCTAGGGCTTCTGCGGCGCCGAGGGCTCAAGCCA AGATGCTGCCGGCGAAAAAGAAAGGATCTCAGAACTCCAAACCTGGACCCGGAGGATGGCAGTGGGATGGCGCTTCGGCCCCTGCAGGCAGCTCCAG AGCCAGGGGCTCAGGGCCAGAGGGAGCAGGACAGCCAGCCGCCAGCAGTCCCGGCCCCTCCTGGGCACCAAGGCCACAGTCATGGATGTCAGGATGGCGGTGGCACCAATATCACGTGGATGGTCCTCCTGGGGGATGGTCTGCACAACCTCACTGATGGGCTGGCCATAG GCGCTGCCTTCTCTGATGGCTTCTCCAGTGGCCTCAGCACCACCGTAGCAGTCTTCTGCCACGAGCTGCCCCATGAACTGG GTGACTTCGCGATGCTGCTCCAGGCAGGGCTGCCCTTCCGGCGGCTGCTGCTGCTGAGCCTGGTGTCTGGAGTCCTGGGACTGGGGGGtgcagccctgggggtggggctcagTTTGGGCCCTGTCCCCCTCACTCCCTGGGTGTTTGGGGTCACTGCCGGGGTCTTCCTCTACGTGGCCCTTGTGGACATG ctaCCAGCCCTGCTTCGTCCACCTGAGCCCCTCCCTACGCTCAACGTGCTactgcaggggctggggctgctgctggggGGCGGCCTCATGCTCACCATAGCCCTGCTGGAGAAGCAGCTGTGGCCTCTGGTCTCTGATGGCTGA